In the Gemmatimonadota bacterium genome, one interval contains:
- a CDS encoding MCP four helix bundle domain-containing protein: MDWFHDLRLRSKLLLGFSSVVTIMVAIGVASVISLKQMRDADAELYEHMTVPLAQSGDAINNIQRVRVNLRDAVLSESQQAAAPHIANVRAFSRTADSLLAEYQKTITTEEGRKSYAAFDANLKVFGTDRDSLVALVLAGDRLGSYAFLASHIAEAEEQLLTAMHEMQLQKVTRAAEVKDANLALGSRMSTIIVIGLVTAVLVALLIALFISSRLSSVLSLMVERANRLQSVCITNLGSALDALADGKLDTRPEYGTPPLNISTKDELGDLARSVDGIIATSVKSIQSYGRAADTLQGLVHETQSLVGAAQAGALSQRVDARKYQGGYRELGDGMNGMLDAIVAPISEASAVLGRIAERDLSATMNGRYNGDFDTIRAAVNLAVANLQRALGDVSASAMQVAGASEEISSSAQTLAEGASEQASSLEEVAASLHEVSATAKNSAERAQSARAVTEEARQQAAEGLQEMRQLESAVSRIKSSAHESAKIIKTIDEIAFQTNLLALNAAVEAARAGDAGRGFAVVAEEVRNLAMRAADAARTTTGLIAESVRTADEGVALNARALKQFATIAQHVETAGIAMSEIAAGSDQQALGIDQISTAVEQINIVTQRVAANAEESSATSIELAGQSTHLQELVGQFNLGDGGGAVALEAPASVASSRSSSAARRPMGRRSFAGV, from the coding sequence ATGGACTGGTTCCACGACCTCCGTCTCCGCTCCAAGCTCCTGCTTGGCTTCTCTAGCGTCGTCACGATCATGGTCGCGATCGGTGTCGCCAGCGTCATCAGCCTCAAGCAGATGCGCGACGCAGACGCCGAACTGTACGAACACATGACCGTTCCGCTCGCCCAGTCCGGCGACGCGATCAACAACATCCAGCGCGTACGCGTGAACCTCCGCGACGCCGTGCTCTCCGAGTCGCAGCAGGCCGCCGCCCCGCACATCGCCAATGTCCGTGCCTTCTCGCGGACGGCCGATTCACTCCTGGCCGAGTACCAGAAGACGATCACGACCGAAGAGGGTCGAAAGTCGTATGCAGCCTTCGACGCCAACCTCAAGGTGTTCGGGACCGATCGCGACTCGCTGGTCGCGCTCGTGCTGGCCGGCGACCGGCTTGGCTCGTACGCCTTCCTGGCCAGTCATATCGCCGAGGCCGAGGAGCAGCTGCTGACCGCGATGCACGAGATGCAGCTCCAGAAGGTGACGCGCGCCGCCGAGGTGAAGGACGCCAACCTCGCGCTGGGTTCGCGCATGTCGACCATCATCGTGATCGGGCTGGTGACCGCAGTCCTCGTCGCCCTCCTCATCGCGCTCTTCATCTCCTCGCGCCTCTCCAGTGTGCTCTCCCTCATGGTGGAGCGCGCCAACCGGCTACAGAGCGTCTGCATCACCAACCTGGGCAGCGCACTCGACGCGCTCGCCGACGGCAAGCTCGATACCCGACCGGAGTACGGCACGCCGCCGCTCAACATCAGCACGAAGGACGAACTGGGCGACCTGGCGCGCAGCGTCGACGGCATCATTGCGACCAGCGTCAAGTCCATTCAGTCGTACGGCCGCGCCGCGGACACGCTGCAGGGGCTGGTGCACGAAACGCAATCGCTCGTTGGGGCCGCGCAGGCAGGCGCCCTCTCGCAGCGCGTCGATGCCCGCAAGTATCAGGGGGGCTATCGGGAACTTGGCGACGGGATGAACGGGATGCTCGACGCCATCGTCGCCCCGATCTCGGAAGCCTCAGCGGTGCTCGGACGCATCGCCGAGCGCGACCTCTCCGCCACCATGAACGGTCGCTACAACGGCGACTTCGACACGATCCGCGCCGCGGTGAACCTGGCGGTCGCCAACCTGCAGCGCGCGCTCGGCGACGTCTCCGCCTCGGCGATGCAGGTGGCGGGTGCCAGCGAGGAGATCTCCTCGTCGGCCCAGACACTCGCCGAGGGGGCAAGTGAGCAGGCGAGTTCGCTGGAAGAGGTCGCCGCCAGCCTCCACGAGGTCTCGGCGACGGCCAAGAACAGCGCCGAACGCGCCCAGTCGGCGCGCGCCGTGACCGAGGAGGCACGTCAGCAGGCGGCCGAGGGGCTGCAGGAGATGCGGCAGCTGGAATCGGCCGTGAGCCGCATCAAGTCGTCGGCGCACGAGAGCGCCAAGATCATCAAGACGATCGACGAGATCGCCTTCCAGACGAACCTGCTTGCGCTCAATGCCGCAGTGGAAGCGGCGCGGGCCGGCGACGCCGGTCGCGGCTTCGCGGTCGTCGCCGAGGAGGTGCGCAACCTTGCCATGCGCGCCGCGGATGCGGCCCGCACCACCACCGGGCTCATCGCCGAATCGGTGCGCACGGCCGACGAAGGGGTGGCCCTCAATGCGCGCGCCCTCAAGCAGTTCGCGACTATCGCCCAGCACGTGGAAACGGCGGGGATCGCGATGAGCGAGATCGCGGCCGGGAGCGACCAGCAGGCGCTTGGCATCGACCAGATCAGCACCGCCGTCGAGCAGATCAACATCGTCACGCAGCGGGTCGCGGCCAACGCCGAGGAGTCGTCGGCCACGTCCATCGAGCTCGCCGGGCAATCGACGCACCTGCAGGAGCTGGTTGGGCAGTTCAACCTCGGCGACGGGGGCGGCGCGGTGGCACTGGAGGCCCCCGCTTCCGTGGCGAGCAGCAGGTCATCGTCAGCTGCACGTCGCCCGATGGGACGACGGTCGTTCGCAGGAGTCTGA
- a CDS encoding molybdopterin-dependent oxidoreductase: MKRRDFIRFGSAGLTAAAVLGAARSRQLQAYAHPVPDPRTDGDRVVPSFCELCFWKCGILAHVKDGRVTKIQGNPNDPLSGGRLCPRGAGGTGLLYDPDRLQRPMIRRGARGSQRFEEVSWDAALNRVAEGMQAITARHGAEALALYSHGYGGSWFEHLFKAYGSPNITHPSYAQCRGPRDAGFELTFGEGAGSPEITDMAHARCLVLIGSHLGENMHNTQVQDFASSIRGGGDLIVVDPRFSTAAGKARHWLPIKPGADLALLLAWMHVLITEGLYDRDYIAQYAYGFEQLKAHVEPLTPEWAHPRTGIDPAVIRQTAHLMAGARPATLVHPGRHVTWYGNDTQRSRAIAILNGLLGSWGRRGGLYSSSQLEVMPYPKPAYPTVTAAIRDRSDPALYPLGHELAQGIRDASIRTEGKEPGIRGWMVYGSNLPTTLPDQRATYRAIQDLELLVTVDVLPMEIVGWSDVVLPEATYLERWDDLNTPAYREPFVSLRQAAVDPLFESKPGSWIAKELGQRLGLASYFPWNDAKEYVETRVRATGLDWERLRKDGTLRGSPQPLYYEEGVAPSFATESGKIELYSAQLAGLGFDPMPTFHDGEVEDPPAGYYRLLTGRAPTHTFGRTTNNRLLSEVFAENAVWVNRAVAAKWRLQDGERIYLKNQDGVRSTYSAPVKVTERIHPDAVYLVHGYGHKAKGLRFAQARGIDDAELITRYKVDPIMGGTGMNVNFVTFLRASDVDAEAAKEVVT; encoded by the coding sequence ATGAAACGACGAGACTTCATTCGATTCGGCTCGGCAGGGCTGACGGCAGCGGCGGTTCTTGGCGCCGCCCGATCACGGCAACTGCAGGCCTACGCGCACCCCGTCCCCGATCCGCGTACCGACGGCGACCGCGTCGTTCCCTCCTTCTGTGAGCTCTGTTTCTGGAAGTGCGGGATCCTCGCGCATGTGAAGGACGGGCGCGTCACGAAGATCCAGGGCAATCCCAACGATCCGCTCTCCGGCGGGCGCCTCTGCCCGCGCGGGGCCGGGGGAACCGGGTTGCTGTACGACCCGGACCGCCTGCAGCGCCCGATGATCCGCCGAGGGGCGCGTGGGTCGCAGCGATTCGAAGAGGTTTCGTGGGATGCCGCACTCAACCGCGTCGCCGAAGGGATGCAAGCGATCACGGCGCGCCACGGCGCCGAGGCGTTGGCGCTGTACTCCCACGGGTACGGCGGCAGCTGGTTCGAGCACCTGTTCAAGGCGTATGGCTCGCCGAACATCACGCATCCGTCGTACGCGCAGTGCCGAGGGCCGCGCGACGCGGGCTTCGAGCTCACCTTCGGGGAGGGGGCTGGCTCGCCAGAGATCACCGACATGGCGCACGCCCGATGCCTCGTGCTGATCGGGAGCCACCTCGGCGAAAACATGCACAACACGCAGGTGCAGGACTTCGCGTCGTCGATTCGCGGCGGAGGTGACCTGATCGTGGTCGACCCGCGCTTCTCGACCGCGGCGGGAAAGGCGCGCCACTGGTTGCCCATCAAGCCCGGGGCCGACTTGGCGCTCCTGCTGGCGTGGATGCACGTCCTCATCACCGAGGGGCTCTACGATCGCGACTACATCGCGCAGTACGCGTACGGTTTCGAGCAGCTCAAGGCGCATGTCGAGCCGTTGACGCCCGAGTGGGCACATCCGCGCACCGGCATCGACCCGGCCGTGATCCGGCAGACCGCGCACCTGATGGCGGGGGCGCGTCCCGCGACGCTCGTGCACCCGGGGCGCCACGTGACCTGGTACGGGAACGACACGCAGCGCTCGCGGGCCATCGCGATCCTCAACGGGCTCCTGGGTTCGTGGGGGAGACGCGGAGGGCTTTACAGCTCTTCGCAGTTGGAGGTGATGCCCTATCCCAAGCCCGCGTATCCGACGGTGACGGCGGCGATTCGCGACCGCTCCGACCCGGCGCTCTATCCGCTGGGGCACGAGCTGGCGCAGGGCATTCGCGATGCGTCGATCCGCACGGAGGGGAAGGAACCGGGAATCCGCGGCTGGATGGTCTACGGCTCGAACCTCCCGACCACCCTCCCCGACCAGCGCGCGACGTATCGGGCGATCCAGGATCTCGAGCTCCTGGTCACGGTCGATGTGCTTCCCATGGAGATCGTGGGATGGTCGGACGTCGTCCTCCCCGAAGCGACGTACCTGGAGCGGTGGGACGACCTCAACACGCCGGCGTATCGCGAGCCGTTCGTCTCGCTGCGACAGGCTGCGGTCGATCCGCTCTTCGAGAGCAAGCCTGGTTCGTGGATCGCGAAGGAGCTGGGGCAGCGCCTGGGGCTCGCGTCCTACTTCCCGTGGAACGACGCAAAGGAATACGTCGAGACACGCGTGCGGGCGACGGGGCTCGACTGGGAGCGGTTGCGCAAGGACGGCACGTTGCGCGGCTCGCCGCAGCCCCTGTACTACGAGGAGGGCGTGGCTCCGTCGTTCGCCACCGAGTCCGGGAAGATCGAGCTCTACTCCGCGCAGCTGGCGGGGCTGGGTTTCGATCCGATGCCGACGTTTCACGACGGCGAGGTCGAGGATCCACCCGCCGGCTACTATCGCCTCCTCACCGGGCGCGCCCCCACGCACACCTTCGGGCGCACCACGAACAACCGCCTGCTCTCGGAGGTGTTCGCGGAGAATGCGGTGTGGGTCAACCGAGCCGTCGCGGCCAAATGGCGCCTGCAGGATGGCGAGCGGATCTACCTGAAGAACCAGGATGGCGTGCGCTCCACCTACTCGGCCCCCGTGAAGGTGACCGAGCGCATTCACCCCGACGCGGTCTACCTGGTGCACGGCTACGGGCACAAGGCCAAGGGGCTGCGCTTCGCACAGGCGCGCGGCATCGACGACGCCGAACTGATCACCCGCTACAAGGTCGACCCGATCATGGGTGGGACCGGGATGAACGTCAACTTCGTCACCTTCCTCCGCGCCAGTGACGTCGACGCCGAGGCGGCGAAGGAGGTGGTCACATGA
- a CDS encoding 4Fe-4S dicluster domain-containing protein — MKGPSYGMVLDTRTCVGCSACVIACKTENDVPDGVTRNWIFTEVSGTYPDLSMSIRSERCNHCENAPCVAVCPTGASYYGAGGTVQVDADKCTGCKACIAACPYGARFVDPRTDTVDKCTFCLHRLENGTPTTACQDICPTQSIYFGDLNDPESDVSRLLASRASYTLLPDAGTRPKHFFLR, encoded by the coding sequence ATGAAAGGGCCGAGCTACGGCATGGTGCTCGATACGCGCACTTGCGTGGGGTGCAGCGCCTGCGTGATCGCGTGCAAGACGGAAAACGACGTTCCTGACGGCGTCACGCGCAACTGGATCTTCACTGAGGTAAGCGGCACGTATCCCGACCTGTCGATGTCGATCCGGTCGGAGCGCTGCAATCACTGCGAGAACGCACCGTGTGTCGCCGTCTGTCCGACCGGGGCCTCCTACTACGGCGCCGGGGGGACGGTGCAGGTCGACGCCGACAAGTGCACCGGCTGCAAGGCGTGCATCGCGGCGTGTCCGTATGGTGCGCGCTTCGTCGATCCGCGGACCGACACCGTCGACAAGTGCACGTTCTGCCTGCACCGACTGGAGAACGGGACGCCAACGACGGCTTGCCAGGACATTTGCCCGACCCAGAGCATCTACTTCGGGGACCTCAACGATCCGGAGAGCGACGTGAGCCGATTGCTGGCCTCGCGCGCGTCGTACACGCTCCTGCCGGACGCGGGGACTCGCCCCAAGCACTTCTTCCTGCGGTGA
- the nrfD gene encoding polysulfide reductase NrfD translates to MNEITSTRSNPFVDPSVHVWHAEVPIYLFLGGLVAGLMVLAGLWRLRAPRESSRALTLLPWMVPVLLTVGMLFLWLDLENRWNAYRFYLTMQPTSPMSWGSWILLAVYPVSVFVAWVSMPEATRTAIVERAPLGGALLSRLETWALARERTLAWMSIVLGAALGVYTGVLLGTMAARPLWNSAILGPLFLASGLSSAAAFLLLHRITDAERTTIGRLDMGLILVEGLLLVLWLVALRSGGASSRAAAGLLLGGPFTAAFWTLVVVMGLATPVLAEWIEARHGLRPGRVPAVLVLLGGFALRWIVVYAGQESAILAQTALR, encoded by the coding sequence ATGAACGAAATCACCTCCACGCGATCGAACCCCTTCGTCGACCCCTCGGTGCACGTGTGGCACGCCGAGGTGCCGATCTATCTCTTCCTCGGCGGGCTCGTGGCCGGGCTGATGGTGCTGGCGGGGCTTTGGCGCCTGCGGGCGCCGCGCGAAAGTTCGCGCGCCCTGACGTTGCTCCCCTGGATGGTCCCGGTCCTCCTGACGGTGGGGATGCTCTTCCTCTGGCTCGACCTGGAGAATCGGTGGAATGCCTATCGATTCTACCTCACGATGCAGCCTACCTCTCCGATGTCGTGGGGGTCGTGGATCCTGCTGGCGGTGTATCCGGTGTCGGTCTTCGTGGCCTGGGTGTCCATGCCGGAGGCGACGCGCACCGCGATCGTCGAACGTGCACCGTTAGGCGGGGCGCTGCTCTCGCGCCTCGAGACGTGGGCGCTTGCGCGCGAGCGCACGCTCGCCTGGATGAGCATCGTCTTGGGCGCCGCCCTCGGCGTCTATACCGGGGTCCTGCTGGGGACGATGGCGGCACGACCGCTTTGGAACTCGGCGATCCTCGGCCCGCTCTTCCTGGCCTCCGGGCTGTCGAGTGCCGCGGCCTTCCTGCTGCTTCATCGCATCACCGATGCGGAGCGCACGACGATCGGGCGCCTCGACATGGGACTCATCCTCGTCGAGGGACTCCTGCTCGTGCTCTGGCTCGTGGCGCTGCGCAGCGGCGGGGCGTCGTCACGCGCCGCGGCCGGCTTGCTCCTCGGGGGTCCGTTCACCGCCGCCTTCTGGACGCTCGTCGTGGTCATGGGGCTCGCAACGCCCGTCCTGGCCGAGTGGATCGAGGCACGACACGGACTCCGGCCTGGGCGCGTCCCGGCCGTGCTGGTGCTCCTGGGTGGCTTTGCCCTTCGGTGGATCGTGGTCTACGCCGGGCAGGAGTCGGCGATACTCGCGCAGACTGCACTGCGGTAG
- a CDS encoding YeeE/YedE family protein yields MHAKPYWNPYKAGVVLGLALLAAFLVAGQGLGASAFPKRLIALWSHGVAPGWTEANSFFGSYVSGGANPLRDWLMVEVVAVMLAGFLAAVSAGRFKVTVEKGPNISVQGRLGYALVGGIVMGFAAALARGCTSGQALSGGALLATGSWAFMLMVFAGGYLGAHFVRRQWI; encoded by the coding sequence ATGCACGCGAAACCGTACTGGAATCCGTACAAGGCCGGCGTGGTGCTGGGGCTCGCGCTACTCGCCGCCTTCCTCGTGGCCGGGCAGGGGCTTGGGGCGAGCGCCTTCCCCAAGCGGCTGATCGCTCTCTGGAGTCACGGCGTCGCCCCCGGGTGGACCGAGGCGAACAGCTTCTTCGGCTCCTACGTGTCGGGCGGGGCGAACCCCCTGCGTGACTGGCTGATGGTGGAGGTCGTGGCGGTGATGCTCGCCGGCTTTCTTGCCGCGGTCAGCGCGGGGCGCTTCAAGGTGACGGTCGAGAAGGGGCCTAACATCTCGGTGCAGGGGCGCCTGGGCTACGCGCTCGTCGGTGGCATCGTGATGGGCTTCGCCGCGGCGCTGGCGCGGGGCTGCACGTCGGGGCAGGCGTTGAGCGGCGGGGCGCTGCTGGCGACCGGTAGTTGGGCCTTCATGCTGATGGTCTTCGCGGGCGGCTACCTGGGCGCCCACTTCGTGAGGAGGCAGTGGATATGA
- a CDS encoding YeeE/YedE family protein: protein MSAIFPLTFASDDLRLLTAVAIGGAFGFALERGGFGNARKLAAQFYLSDMTVFKVMFTAILVAMTGVYTLAGLGVVDLAGIWINPTFIWAQLVGGFLLGLGFILSGLCPGTSLVSAASGRLDAVVTVVGIFFGTWLFGATVDWFPGLAALYKAGSLGVSTLPDLLGIPAWVVVLLVVAMAGMAFVGAEKVERIFEQTRGVLALTPSTRPPVKFALTAVLVVFVLVGTAARRAPSPAAAHVATAIEPLSLATRLIERDPSLLVLDLRGDGAAKPIPGALLVAADTSALGVLAEAVPGRTTVVVYDSAGSLRALPGEWPADLEYRYLAGGRAGWEREVLTPATPRASTWQERERVQRQHHVAAFFSGAGVKASSAAPPPRVAGGGGAKKKKGGGC from the coding sequence ATGAGCGCGATCTTCCCCCTGACCTTCGCGAGCGACGACCTCCGGCTGCTGACCGCCGTGGCAATCGGCGGCGCCTTCGGCTTCGCGCTCGAGCGCGGCGGCTTCGGCAATGCTCGCAAGCTCGCCGCGCAGTTCTACCTCAGCGACATGACGGTCTTCAAAGTCATGTTCACGGCGATCCTGGTGGCGATGACCGGCGTCTACACGCTCGCCGGACTCGGGGTCGTGGACCTCGCGGGGATCTGGATCAACCCGACCTTCATCTGGGCGCAGCTGGTGGGGGGCTTCCTGCTCGGGCTTGGCTTCATCCTGAGCGGGTTGTGCCCGGGGACGTCGCTCGTCTCGGCGGCGTCGGGGCGGCTGGATGCCGTCGTGACCGTCGTGGGGATCTTCTTTGGCACGTGGCTCTTCGGCGCCACGGTGGACTGGTTCCCCGGCCTGGCCGCGCTGTACAAGGCGGGGTCGCTCGGCGTCTCGACACTCCCCGACCTCCTCGGAATTCCCGCGTGGGTCGTGGTGCTTCTCGTCGTGGCGATGGCGGGGATGGCGTTCGTCGGCGCGGAGAAGGTGGAACGCATCTTCGAACAGACGCGTGGCGTACTCGCCCTCACACCGTCCACGCGTCCCCCGGTGAAGTTCGCCCTGACCGCGGTCCTGGTCGTCTTCGTCCTGGTCGGGACGGCGGCGCGGCGTGCACCGTCGCCAGCCGCTGCGCATGTCGCAACGGCGATCGAGCCGTTGTCGCTCGCCACGCGGCTCATCGAGCGCGACCCTTCGCTCCTCGTCCTTGACCTGCGCGGCGACGGCGCGGCGAAGCCCATCCCGGGGGCGCTCCTCGTGGCGGCGGACACATCGGCACTCGGTGTCCTGGCCGAAGCGGTTCCAGGTCGCACGACGGTGGTGGTGTACGATTCCGCAGGATCGCTTCGCGCGCTCCCCGGCGAATGGCCGGCGGACCTCGAGTATCGCTACCTGGCGGGTGGTCGCGCGGGATGGGAACGCGAGGTGCTCACGCCGGCGACCCCTCGCGCCTCCACGTGGCAGGAACGCGAGCGCGTGCAGCGGCAGCACCACGTCGCCGCCTTCTTCTCAGGGGCAGGGGTCAAGGCATCGAGTGCCGCGCCGCCACCGCGCGTGGCAGGGGGGGGAGGGGCCAAGAAGAAGAAGGGCGGCGGGTGCTGA
- a CDS encoding thioredoxin domain-containing protein: MRTTARTIVRGVAGLVVVVVVPWIGGCAGVESTPAPSASHVQSKTEGETPAVLARATGYGYARGSREATVVVTEFSDFGCHYCADFARTVLPSLDREFIGPGRVRWQLVPVATASTPHALAAAGAAECASQQGGEWAMHDRLFATQREWTHFGDPTRHFVDLARADGLDVARFVNCLRDPRTAETVERLHQLAQQLNVRVAPTFFVNGRRVEGAVPLDAARSVLDVAVSSR; this comes from the coding sequence ATGCGCACGACGGCCCGCACCATCGTGCGCGGAGTCGCCGGCCTTGTTGTCGTCGTGGTCGTGCCGTGGATCGGGGGGTGCGCTGGTGTGGAGTCGACACCGGCCCCCTCCGCATCGCATGTGCAGTCGAAGACGGAGGGCGAGACGCCGGCCGTTCTCGCTCGCGCCACCGGCTACGGCTACGCTCGGGGAAGCCGCGAGGCGACGGTGGTGGTGACCGAGTTTTCGGACTTCGGCTGCCACTACTGCGCCGACTTCGCTCGAACGGTCCTGCCGTCGCTCGATCGCGAGTTCATCGGTCCAGGGCGCGTTCGCTGGCAACTGGTGCCAGTCGCCACGGCATCGACGCCGCACGCCCTCGCCGCTGCGGGTGCAGCCGAGTGCGCCTCACAGCAGGGCGGGGAATGGGCGATGCACGATCGGCTCTTCGCGACGCAGCGGGAGTGGACGCACTTCGGCGACCCGACACGGCACTTCGTCGACCTGGCCCGCGCCGACGGGCTCGACGTGGCGCGTTTCGTCAACTGTCTACGTGACCCCCGAACCGCCGAAACCGTCGAGAGGCTGCACCAACTCGCGCAACAGCTCAACGTGCGTGTGGCCCCCACCTTCTTCGTCAACGGACGGCGGGTCGAAGGGGCCGTTCCGCTCGATGCCGCGCGATCGGTGCTGGACGTGGCCGTTTCGTCGCGATAG
- a CDS encoding cytochrome c3 family protein, with product MMPTLSHGFVRRVLRRALRLAPLMVVASVGLSTAGWAWGRAASALPRKAARVEEKRFPHQKHARLFPECETCHAGIMAGDTATNYPATSSCADCHDGTRQKRVEWDGHRVRPSNLIFSHAKHHREAEGKTPALDCRTCHGLGGGSTFMAVARATPELCIGCHTHKADGHLTEDPPCSRCHAPLARATRLSDSAVAAISVPEWHRRANFLSKHGPRAEADVYQCATCHARESCARCHPNAGEMAQVASLERDARVARLLKGRAPTYATPRSHNGAPWVVLHGDSAKAKPQSCANCHAQPSCRTCHIGRSASREIARLARPDPDGAAGVRLKVLPVDVVARGAASTFPHAPSGAAASPTAPTVAAVGLVGGPSVAQMNRVAHAPADTALRLVRVHPLDFVEQHGPTASSGRINCQGCHEERTCTNCHNGGSRRRFHGFNFVSRHAASAAGRERDCSSCHATETFCRECHRGQGVLARGSRDVAYHDRQPLWLNQHGQAARQEMQTCASCHQQRDCTRCHSDVGLRVNPHGPGFDAARMAKRNRQMCLTCHLKDPLKP from the coding sequence ATGATGCCGACCCTATCGCACGGATTTGTGCGCCGCGTGCTGCGTCGCGCGTTGCGCCTCGCGCCGCTGATGGTGGTGGCGAGCGTTGGCCTGTCGACGGCGGGGTGGGCGTGGGGGCGCGCGGCGTCGGCGCTCCCGCGCAAGGCGGCGCGCGTCGAGGAGAAGCGCTTCCCGCACCAGAAGCACGCGCGACTCTTTCCCGAGTGCGAGACGTGTCACGCCGGGATCATGGCCGGCGACACCGCGACCAACTATCCGGCCACGAGTTCGTGCGCCGATTGCCACGACGGAACGCGGCAGAAGCGCGTGGAGTGGGATGGGCACCGCGTGCGGCCATCCAACCTGATCTTCTCCCACGCCAAGCATCATCGGGAAGCGGAAGGAAAGACCCCAGCGCTCGACTGCCGAACCTGCCATGGCCTCGGGGGGGGCAGCACGTTCATGGCGGTGGCCCGGGCCACGCCGGAGCTGTGCATCGGTTGTCACACGCACAAGGCCGATGGTCACCTGACGGAGGACCCGCCGTGCTCGCGCTGTCACGCGCCGCTCGCCCGCGCGACGCGGCTGTCCGACAGCGCCGTGGCGGCGATTTCCGTCCCCGAGTGGCACCGCCGCGCGAACTTCCTGTCGAAGCACGGGCCGCGCGCCGAGGCGGACGTCTACCAGTGCGCGACGTGTCACGCGCGTGAGAGCTGCGCGCGCTGCCATCCGAATGCCGGGGAGATGGCGCAGGTGGCCTCGTTGGAGCGCGATGCGCGCGTGGCGCGACTGCTCAAGGGGCGCGCGCCGACGTACGCCACTCCCCGGAGCCACAACGGTGCCCCATGGGTCGTGCTGCACGGCGACTCCGCGAAGGCCAAGCCCCAGAGCTGCGCGAACTGTCACGCGCAGCCAAGCTGTCGCACCTGTCACATCGGTCGCAGTGCGTCGCGCGAGATCGCCCGCCTGGCGCGCCCCGATCCGGACGGGGCGGCCGGGGTGCGACTCAAGGTGCTTCCGGTGGACGTGGTGGCACGCGGGGCGGCGTCGACCTTCCCGCATGCACCGTCAGGTGCAGCGGCATCGCCGACGGCGCCCACCGTTGCAGCGGTCGGCCTTGTCGGCGGTCCATCCGTGGCGCAGATGAACCGGGTGGCCCACGCACCGGCCGACACGGCGCTGCGCTTGGTGCGAGTGCATCCCCTCGACTTCGTGGAGCAGCATGGCCCCACCGCGTCGAGTGGTCGCATCAATTGCCAGGGGTGCCACGAGGAGCGCACGTGCACCAATTGCCACAACGGCGGGAGCCGGCGTCGCTTCCATGGCTTCAACTTCGTGAGTCGACACGCGGCCAGTGCGGCGGGGCGTGAGCGCGACTGCTCGTCGTGTCACGCCACGGAGACCTTCTGCCGTGAGTGCCATCGCGGGCAGGGGGTACTGGCGCGCGGGTCGCGCGACGTCGCGTATCACGACCGCCAGCCGCTCTGGCTCAACCAGCATGGGCAGGCGGCGCGGCAGGAAATGCAGACGTGCGCGAGCTGTCACCAGCAACGGGACTGCACGCGATGCCACTCGGACGTCGGGTTGCGCGTGAACCCGCACGGCCCTGGCTTCGACGCCGCCCGCATGGCCAAGCGCAATCGTCAGATGTGCCTCACGTGTCACCTCAAGGACCCGTTGAAGCCCTGA
- a CDS encoding cytochrome b/b6 domain-containing protein, translated as MSDASSGTTAPGGGRPLAGGAAADLPLASSDRGQRPYIQRFGPVERLTHAIMVLSFFGLVITGVPLHFSHAPWAATMMGLLGGVGAAGAIHRFFGVMTFGYFFLHLGMLATRFLSAPDKKAFLLGPRSMVPQPKDLEDVVGMFRWFVGKGPRPRFDRYSYMEKFDYWAVFWGIAIIGGSGLLLWFPIFFSRFLPGWMFNVATIVHGDEALLAMGFIFTIHFFNSNLRPEKFPIDVVMFTGRARAEYIEEEHPLEYERELKAGRLQALEVPAPSRASYLWSLTLGFIAIATGLTLTGLVIYAVLQ; from the coding sequence ATGAGCGACGCGTCGAGCGGCACGACGGCACCGGGAGGGGGACGCCCCCTCGCGGGCGGCGCGGCCGCGGACCTCCCGCTGGCGTCGTCGGACCGTGGACAGCGGCCGTACATCCAGCGATTCGGGCCCGTGGAGCGGTTGACGCACGCGATCATGGTGCTCTCGTTCTTTGGACTCGTCATCACCGGCGTGCCGCTGCACTTTTCGCACGCTCCATGGGCCGCCACGATGATGGGGCTCCTCGGCGGCGTTGGTGCCGCGGGGGCGATTCACCGCTTCTTCGGGGTGATGACCTTCGGCTACTTCTTCTTGCACCTGGGGATGCTGGCGACGCGCTTCCTCAGTGCGCCGGACAAGAAGGCCTTCCTGCTCGGCCCGCGCTCGATGGTGCCGCAGCCCAAGGACCTCGAGGACGTGGTGGGGATGTTCCGCTGGTTCGTGGGGAAGGGACCACGCCCCCGGTTCGATCGCTACAGCTACATGGAGAAGTTCGACTACTGGGCGGTGTTCTGGGGTATCGCGATCATCGGCGGATCGGGGCTGCTGCTCTGGTTCCCCATCTTCTTCTCGCGCTTCCTCCCCGGCTGGATGTTCAACGTCGCCACGATCGTGCACGGTGACGAGGCGCTGCTGGCGATGGGCTTCATCTTCACGATCCACTTCTTCAACTCGAACCTGCGGCCGGAGAAGTTCCCGATCGACGTCGTGATGTTCACCGGGAGGGCGCGCGCGGAGTACATCGAGGAGGAGCACCCCCTCGAGTACGAGCGAGAGCTCAAGGCGGGACGGTTGCAGGCGCTCGAGGTGCCGGCGCCGTCGCGGGCGTCGTACCTGTGGTCGCTCACGCTTGGCTTCATTGCGATCGCAACCGGCCTGACGCTGACGGGGCTCGTGATCTACGCGGTGCTGCAATGA